One window from the genome of bacterium encodes:
- a CDS encoding methylated-DNA--[protein]-cysteine S-methyltransferase — translation MSGEKIRIAYAIVQSPLGRLLVAATRKGVCAVKIGDSGKALEKDLRSEFPEAEITRDDAGVKKPLAALLRHLEGKEPSPDLPLDVRATAFQRRVWAELQAIPAGETRTYTDVARALGLKNGARAVGSACATNPVALIVPCHRVIRADGNLAGYRWGIGRKKRLLEMEGG, via the coding sequence TGGGCCGCCTCCTCGTGGCCGCCACGCGAAAAGGGGTCTGCGCCGTCAAGATCGGAGACTCCGGCAAGGCGCTGGAGAAAGATCTGCGGAGCGAATTCCCCGAAGCCGAGATCACCCGGGACGATGCGGGCGTCAAGAAGCCCCTCGCGGCCCTCCTCCGCCATCTGGAAGGAAAAGAGCCCAGCCCCGATCTTCCCCTCGACGTGCGCGCCACCGCCTTCCAGCGAAGGGTGTGGGCCGAGCTTCAGGCCATCCCCGCGGGCGAGACCCGCACGTACACCGATGTCGCCCGCGCCCTCGGCCTGAAAAACGGCGCCCGCGCCGTGGGGAGCGCCTGCGCCACGAATCCCGTCGCCCTCATCGTCCCGTGCCACCGCGTCATCCGGGCGGACGGGAACCTCGCCGGCTACCGCTGGGGGATTGGGCGGAAGAAGAGGTTGTTGGAGATGGAGGGGGGGTAG